A part of Prevotella melaninogenica genomic DNA contains:
- a CDS encoding SusC/RagA family TonB-linked outer membrane protein, with amino-acid sequence MRRTLYVLCLMVALLTYGVQAYSQDNGTAKQFSVAGVIYDDSGEPCIGATVRVKNEPGVGTVSDLDGKFEIKVKPGATLLFEYVGMETVQRTILKDEPSLSVKFKVAKTNAIDEVVVTGLVSQKKVSVVGAVSTINMEELRTPGTSLVNMIGGRMPGVITMQISGEPGQNLSNFWVRGVSTFGAGASALVLIDGIEGSLNDIDVDDVESISVLKDAAATAVYGVRGANGVVLVTTKRGSKEKIQITARATVKLSQIKRLPEYLSSYDYARLANEARAMSGESDLYTPIQLDIIKNNLDPELYPNVNWIDQIMKKTSLQENYYASARGGGDVAQYFVSVGYRHEGAAYKQKENQFHRPLSYDQLTYRANINMNLTKRSELYFGVDGSITNYTTPGGKNTNQVWEDVLQLNPLMFPVTYADGTLPTYGQNDLISPFAALNYQGYNSADNTRNMITLKFTHRFGGILKGLVGSVQAVNDRTSGFSERRFVKPDYYRATGRTSTGDLIKTLRSKQQDMSYSSNNESWRKYYMEAKLDYNTSIGAHNLGALLFYYMEDTKGSKWGNGDALGIAAIPKRRQNVSGRLSWGYNSTYFVDANFGYTGSDIFPKGERFGFFPSVAVGWAPTSYKWVQKHLPFVNFFKIRGSYGLAGNDQIADKDSRFPYLTIINNHAGTTWGYTGQGIVEKQQGADNLKWEVAKKLNVGIDANFFNDAIKVTVDFFRDTRDHIFQDRVTLPEFAGMVTYPKSNVGRMHSFGSDGNISYFHKINKEMNFTVRANYTWSQNIVDYFEENKLAYDYQSVTGMPYGVLRGYIAEGLFKDEADIRQSPDQTGAFGVVRPGDIKYRDVNGDGVINGDDRVPLSYGNNVPRVMFGLGGEFNYKDFTVSLLFKGNTGVNYYRVGMGHDAGWIPFYNGEMGNVLKMVNNPKNRWIPSWYSGDPSTENPNAMFPRLSYGSNTNNSQLSTFWKQNGSFLRFQELNFRYVFRHRKWLRAAGLSSLECDFVINNLFTIDSAKYFDPEQAWYNGAAYPIPTTYSLQMYFRF; translated from the coding sequence ATGAGAAGAACATTATATGTCTTGTGTCTCATGGTGGCTCTGTTGACCTATGGAGTTCAAGCCTACTCACAAGATAATGGTACTGCAAAGCAGTTCTCGGTAGCGGGTGTCATCTATGATGATTCGGGTGAACCCTGTATTGGTGCTACCGTTCGTGTTAAGAACGAGCCGGGTGTAGGAACTGTTTCCGACCTTGATGGTAAGTTCGAGATTAAGGTTAAGCCGGGTGCAACGCTCTTGTTCGAGTACGTCGGTATGGAGACCGTACAGCGCACCATTCTTAAGGATGAGCCTTCCCTTTCAGTTAAGTTCAAGGTAGCCAAGACAAATGCTATCGACGAGGTTGTCGTGACAGGTCTTGTCTCTCAGAAGAAGGTATCGGTGGTAGGTGCTGTATCTACTATTAATATGGAAGAGTTGCGTACCCCGGGTACTTCACTTGTGAACATGATTGGTGGTCGTATGCCGGGTGTTATCACCATGCAGATTTCTGGTGAGCCGGGACAGAACCTTTCAAACTTCTGGGTGCGTGGTGTGTCGACCTTCGGTGCTGGTGCAAGTGCGTTGGTTCTCATCGACGGTATCGAGGGCAGTCTCAATGATATTGATGTAGACGACGTTGAGAGCATCTCTGTATTAAAGGATGCTGCTGCAACAGCTGTCTATGGTGTGCGTGGTGCTAACGGTGTTGTATTGGTTACTACCAAGCGCGGTTCTAAGGAGAAGATTCAGATTACAGCTCGTGCGACAGTGAAGTTGTCACAGATTAAGCGTCTGCCTGAGTATCTGTCATCTTACGACTATGCAAGACTTGCTAATGAGGCACGTGCAATGTCAGGTGAGTCAGATCTCTATACGCCAATTCAGTTGGATATCATCAAGAACAATCTTGACCCAGAGCTTTATCCAAACGTAAACTGGATTGACCAGATTATGAAGAAGACCTCTTTGCAGGAGAACTACTATGCCAGTGCGCGTGGTGGTGGTGATGTTGCACAGTACTTCGTTTCTGTAGGTTATCGCCATGAAGGTGCAGCCTATAAGCAGAAGGAGAACCAGTTCCATCGTCCATTGTCTTACGACCAGTTGACTTATCGTGCAAATATCAACATGAACCTTACAAAGCGTTCTGAGCTTTACTTTGGTGTTGATGGTAGCATCACTAACTACACAACTCCGGGTGGTAAGAATACCAACCAAGTGTGGGAGGATGTCCTCCAGTTGAATCCATTGATGTTCCCTGTTACATATGCTGACGGAACATTGCCAACTTATGGTCAGAACGACCTTATCTCTCCATTTGCAGCGCTTAACTATCAGGGTTACAACTCAGCTGATAACACTCGTAACATGATTACCTTGAAGTTCACACACCGCTTTGGTGGTATTCTCAAGGGACTCGTGGGTTCTGTTCAGGCTGTTAATGACCGCACATCAGGTTTCAGCGAGCGTCGTTTCGTTAAGCCAGACTACTATCGCGCTACGGGTCGTACCTCTACGGGTGACCTTATCAAGACACTGCGTTCTAAGCAGCAAGATATGTCGTACTCTTCAAACAATGAATCTTGGAGAAAGTACTACATGGAGGCTAAGTTAGACTATAATACAAGTATCGGTGCTCACAACCTCGGTGCTCTCCTCTTCTATTATATGGAAGATACAAAGGGTTCTAAATGGGGCAATGGTGATGCACTCGGTATCGCAGCTATTCCTAAGCGTCGTCAGAATGTGTCAGGTCGTTTGTCATGGGGTTATAACTCTACTTATTTTGTAGATGCTAACTTCGGTTACACTGGTTCAGACATCTTCCCTAAGGGTGAGCGTTTCGGCTTCTTCCCATCAGTAGCTGTAGGTTGGGCTCCAACTTCATACAAGTGGGTACAGAAGCATCTTCCATTCGTAAACTTCTTCAAGATTCGTGGTTCTTACGGTCTTGCAGGTAACGACCAGATTGCAGATAAGGATTCTCGTTTCCCATACTTGACAATTATCAACAACCACGCTGGTACCACATGGGGTTATACCGGTCAGGGTATTGTTGAGAAGCAGCAGGGTGCTGACAACTTGAAGTGGGAGGTTGCTAAGAAGTTGAACGTCGGTATCGATGCTAACTTCTTCAACGATGCTATCAAGGTGACAGTTGACTTCTTCCGTGACACACGTGACCACATCTTCCAAGACCGTGTTACATTGCCAGAGTTTGCTGGTATGGTTACTTATCCTAAGTCTAACGTGGGTCGTATGCACTCATTCGGTTCAGATGGTAACATCTCTTATTTCCACAAGATTAACAAGGAGATGAACTTTACCGTTCGCGCCAACTATACATGGTCACAGAACATTGTTGACTACTTCGAGGAGAATAAGCTTGCTTACGATTATCAGAGTGTGACAGGTATGCCATACGGTGTATTGCGTGGTTACATTGCTGAGGGTCTCTTCAAGGATGAGGCTGATATCCGTCAGAGTCCAGACCAGACAGGAGCTTTCGGTGTTGTTCGTCCTGGTGATATCAAGTATCGTGATGTCAATGGTGATGGTGTCATCAACGGTGATGACCGTGTGCCATTGTCATATGGTAACAACGTTCCTCGTGTAATGTTCGGTCTTGGTGGTGAGTTCAACTATAAGGACTTTACTGTAAGTTTGCTCTTCAAGGGTAATACAGGTGTTAACTACTACCGTGTAGGTATGGGTCACGATGCAGGTTGGATTCCATTCTATAATGGTGAGATGGGTAATGTGTTGAAGATGGTTAACAATCCAAAGAATCGTTGGATTCCATCATGGTACTCTGGTGATCCGTCAACAGAGAATCCTAACGCAATGTTCCCACGTCTCTCTTACGGTTCAAATACCAACAACTCACAGCTTTCTACTTTCTGGAAGCAGAATGGTTCATTCCTCCGTTTTCAGGAGTTGAACTTCCGATATGTCTTCCGTCATCGTAAGTGGCTGCGTGCTGCTGGTCTTAGCTCGCTGGAGTGTGACTTCGTTATCAACAACCTCTTCACTATCGACAGCGCAAAGTACTTCGACCCAGAGCAGGCTTGGTACAATGGTGCGGCTTATCCAATCCCAACCACCTATTCATTGCAGATGTACTTTAGATTCTAA
- a CDS encoding RagB/SusD family nutrient uptake outer membrane protein → MKKHILALGAVAALFSGMTFTSCNFLDQDDNFNAIFKEDSIFHSAQNANGYLYATPTMFPSAGNIWGNSWTPGETASDEICVRWQTNEFWGAKFTVGNVNAENVPNWGQWYQMYKIIKRCNLMLQKVDKVGDMSNNDKADYKAMVHFIRGYAYYVLLQNWGPCLIVGDEVISTSEKADYYDRERATMDESIDYICNEFAQSLPGLKRPSEQSTAYFGRPTKGTALALIARLRLIQASPTFNGGTYAKRCFGEWKRKSDGKYYVNQDYDAKRWAVAAAAAKQVIDLNYYTLFTVDADKDNPYPLDASVPTAKFPDGAGGIDPYHSFADMFNGEGTAKVNRELIWADEYSGPVMEYTHHSFPVNYGGWGGMSVPQRVIDCFLMKDGKKPAESPLYEADLTKHVNQKKSIGDCDMANGTPLAYTNRSARFYASIGFPGRIWKMNSTTDGSFNNQTFWYSIDDSKAGKNAAGNNPNDYCISGYVPFKYIHPDDSWHGKDGAAVIPKPFPIIRYAEILLAYCEAANHVQGSETVKTWDASGRLVDVAVSRDEAAMARYFNMIRYRVGLPGVEAATLSAENAFDEVIKNERQVELFNEGHRYFDTRRWGTYFTEDANSSNWRGLDVYSEKKGNNDGPFFNLVTINEQNIRDRKALPRMVFLPLQHRELVKSPKMDQNPGWDR, encoded by the coding sequence ATGAAAAAACATATTTTAGCTTTGGGCGCTGTTGCAGCTCTGTTCTCAGGCATGACATTCACATCATGTAACTTCTTGGATCAGGACGACAACTTTAATGCTATCTTCAAGGAGGATTCTATCTTCCACTCAGCCCAGAATGCAAATGGCTATCTCTATGCTACTCCAACGATGTTCCCATCAGCTGGTAACATTTGGGGTAACTCATGGACTCCGGGTGAGACAGCATCAGACGAGATTTGTGTACGCTGGCAGACGAACGAGTTCTGGGGTGCAAAGTTCACAGTAGGTAATGTTAATGCTGAGAACGTTCCTAACTGGGGACAGTGGTACCAGATGTATAAGATTATCAAGCGATGCAACCTTATGTTGCAGAAGGTTGACAAGGTTGGTGATATGTCTAACAATGATAAGGCAGACTATAAGGCAATGGTTCACTTCATCCGTGGTTATGCTTACTACGTATTGTTGCAGAACTGGGGTCCTTGTCTGATTGTCGGTGACGAGGTTATCTCAACCAGTGAAAAGGCTGATTACTATGACCGCGAGCGTGCAACAATGGATGAGTCTATTGACTATATCTGTAATGAGTTTGCACAGTCACTTCCGGGTTTGAAACGTCCAAGCGAGCAGTCAACTGCTTACTTCGGTCGTCCAACAAAGGGTACTGCGTTGGCACTTATCGCACGTCTTCGCCTTATTCAGGCTTCACCAACCTTCAATGGTGGTACTTATGCAAAGCGTTGCTTTGGTGAATGGAAGCGTAAGAGCGATGGTAAGTATTATGTAAATCAGGACTACGATGCAAAGCGTTGGGCTGTTGCTGCAGCTGCTGCTAAGCAGGTAATCGATCTCAACTACTATACACTCTTCACAGTTGATGCCGATAAGGATAACCCATATCCACTCGATGCATCTGTTCCAACAGCGAAGTTCCCTGATGGTGCAGGCGGTATTGACCCATATCACTCTTTTGCTGATATGTTCAATGGTGAAGGTACAGCAAAGGTGAACAGAGAGCTTATCTGGGCTGATGAGTACTCAGGTCCTGTAATGGAGTATACCCATCACTCATTCCCAGTGAACTATGGTGGATGGGGTGGTATGTCAGTTCCACAGCGTGTAATCGACTGCTTCTTGATGAAAGATGGTAAGAAGCCAGCAGAGTCTCCACTCTATGAGGCAGACTTGACCAAGCACGTGAACCAGAAGAAGTCTATCGGTGATTGCGATATGGCAAATGGTACACCATTGGCTTACACGAACCGTTCAGCTCGCTTCTATGCAAGTATTGGCTTCCCGGGTCGTATCTGGAAGATGAACTCTACTACCGATGGTAGTTTTAACAACCAGACTTTCTGGTACTCTATTGATGATTCTAAGGCTGGTAAGAATGCAGCTGGTAACAACCCTAATGACTACTGTATCAGTGGTTACGTACCATTTAAGTACATCCACCCAGATGACTCTTGGCATGGTAAGGATGGTGCTGCTGTTATTCCTAAACCATTCCCAATCATCCGTTATGCTGAAATCTTGTTGGCTTACTGTGAGGCAGCTAACCATGTTCAGGGTTCAGAGACAGTGAAGACATGGGATGCAAGCGGCAGATTAGTTGATGTTGCTGTAAGTCGTGATGAGGCTGCTATGGCACGTTACTTCAATATGATTCGTTATCGTGTTGGTCTCCCGGGCGTAGAAGCTGCAACACTCAGCGCAGAGAATGCCTTCGATGAGGTAATCAAGAATGAACGTCAGGTTGAGCTCTTCAATGAAGGTCATCGCTACTTCGACACACGTCGTTGGGGTACTTACTTCACAGAGGATGCTAACAGCTCTAACTGGCGTGGTCTCGATGTTTACAGCGAGAAGAAGGGTAACAACGATGGTCCATTCTTCAACCTCGTAACAATCAACGAGCAGAATATTCGTGACCGTAAGGCTCTCCCACGTATGGTATTCCTCCCACTCCAGCATCGTGAGTTGGTGAAGAGTCCTAAGATGGATCAGAATCCGGGTTGGGATCGTTAA
- a CDS encoding IPT/TIG domain-containing protein, with amino-acid sequence MKRLFKSYLWMVLMGSLAWVSCSDKETGGTAGTAFDPSQPIVISDFYPDSGGIATPMIITGKNFGTDTTGLALWYVDEDGRRHRGGLVSSNGEKLYCYVPAGLTYKRNIKLEVTRANGADTIKGAGSRDFKYITQTAVTTIVGTQTSDAHATKIDKLLTSNLSAPGYLCVDNENNIFIVQHRFDDRFNANGSDAFIECRDEKNENVGGMVLKADLKRDQLSILQVNSKQDEKINAPAYSTLDGYEGVYVPDDNGRKYYSLLKDQGYAVHKQQFINPNGYANLDTKNWKYCFVINKNDQMIYSVMFKGQLIRINPKTRKAELLLKRVGKDGPKGDGGSDAFCTFSPTQPNRLFISFTDAHQIWYVDVDQLSDKDSLTYAGEPYAGISSFGTVNVTEGKGWEDGALKNAKFCYPRQMTFTKDGKLYIADSGNHCIRMIDTTQGKNARVTTPIGVPQSAGFQDGGVELAKFNWPTGVAVSADGSTVYVADSKNQVIRELSIK; translated from the coding sequence ATGAAGAGACTTTTCAAATCTTATTTGTGGATGGTCTTGATGGGCTCGCTCGCATGGGTTTCCTGCTCTGATAAAGAGACAGGAGGCACAGCTGGTACAGCTTTTGACCCATCACAACCAATTGTCATTAGTGACTTTTATCCCGACAGTGGTGGTATTGCTACCCCAATGATTATCACTGGTAAGAACTTTGGTACTGATACCACAGGTCTTGCACTTTGGTATGTTGACGAAGATGGCAGACGCCACCGTGGTGGTCTTGTATCATCTAATGGCGAGAAACTTTATTGCTATGTGCCAGCCGGTTTGACTTACAAGCGTAACATCAAACTTGAGGTGACACGTGCTAACGGTGCTGACACTATTAAGGGTGCTGGTAGCCGCGACTTTAAGTACATCACACAGACTGCTGTTACAACAATTGTTGGAACACAGACAAGTGATGCACACGCTACAAAGATTGACAAACTGTTGACATCAAACCTCTCAGCTCCGGGTTACCTTTGTGTTGACAATGAAAACAATATCTTTATCGTACAGCATAGATTTGATGATAGATTTAATGCTAATGGAAGTGATGCTTTTATCGAATGCCGTGACGAGAAGAATGAGAATGTCGGAGGTATGGTGTTAAAAGCTGACTTGAAGAGAGATCAGTTGTCTATTCTTCAGGTGAATAGTAAACAAGACGAGAAAATTAATGCACCAGCTTACTCAACACTTGATGGTTATGAGGGTGTGTATGTACCAGACGATAACGGACGTAAGTATTACAGTCTGTTGAAGGATCAGGGCTATGCTGTTCACAAGCAGCAGTTCATCAATCCTAACGGTTATGCAAACCTTGATACTAAAAACTGGAAGTATTGCTTCGTGATTAACAAGAATGACCAGATGATTTACTCTGTGATGTTTAAGGGGCAGCTCATCCGTATTAATCCTAAGACTCGTAAGGCAGAGTTGCTCTTGAAACGTGTTGGTAAGGATGGTCCTAAGGGAGACGGTGGTTCAGATGCTTTCTGTACATTCAGCCCTACACAGCCTAACCGTTTGTTCATCTCATTCACCGATGCACACCAGATTTGGTATGTTGACGTTGACCAGTTGTCAGACAAGGATTCTCTGACTTACGCAGGTGAGCCATACGCAGGTATTTCTTCTTTCGGTACTGTAAACGTAACTGAAGGTAAGGGATGGGAAGACGGAGCGTTGAAGAACGCTAAGTTCTGCTACCCACGTCAGATGACCTTCACCAAGGACGGTAAGCTTTATATTGCCGACTCTGGTAACCACTGTATTCGTATGATTGATACCACTCAAGGTAAGAACGCACGTGTTACCACACCTATTGGTGTACCACAGAGCGCAGGTTTCCAAGATGGTGGTGTCGAGTTAGCCAAGTTTAATTGGCCGACGGGTGTCGCCGTGAGTGCAGACGGAAGTACGGTTTATGTCGCCGATTCAAAGAATCAGGTGATACGAGAGTTGTCAATTAAATAG
- a CDS encoding WG repeat-containing protein has protein sequence MYLVLEVDTTAKYEQYAYVNQDGQTVVPYNRYLLCYTDTIRTIGFVFKPNVGCVAINKKGKELFNVFMANNGNDYPKDGLFRILDKSGTKMGIANMKGQVIVKPKYDAIFPYYEGLAAVAVGCKTVRPQDDPEHEYVVGGKWGFINKQGKEVIPLEYDSIANYRHFENGKALVLKGKKFFHINHRNKECKEEKSML, from the coding sequence ATGTATTTAGTTTTAGAGGTTGATACGACTGCAAAATATGAGCAATATGCATATGTTAATCAGGATGGGCAAACCGTTGTGCCTTATAATCGATACTTGCTGTGTTATACCGACACAATCCGTACTATTGGCTTTGTGTTTAAACCGAATGTCGGCTGTGTAGCTATCAACAAGAAGGGCAAAGAATTATTCAATGTATTTATGGCTAATAATGGGAATGACTACCCAAAGGATGGACTCTTTAGAATCTTAGATAAGAGCGGTACGAAGATGGGCATTGCCAATATGAAAGGACAGGTTATTGTCAAACCGAAGTATGATGCTATCTTCCCATACTATGAGGGATTGGCTGCTGTGGCAGTAGGTTGCAAGACAGTGAGACCACAAGACGACCCAGAGCACGAGTATGTTGTTGGTGGTAAGTGGGGATTTATTAATAAGCAGGGAAAAGAGGTTATTCCTTTGGAGTATGATAGTATTGCCAACTATCGTCACTTTGAGAATGGCAAAGCCCTCGTCTTAAAGGGCAAAAAGTTCTTTCATATAAACCATAGAAATAAAGAGTGTAAAGAAGAAAAGTCAATGCTCTAA